The Candidatus Omnitrophota bacterium genome segment CTAAAAGACAAAGTAGCGATGATTACCGGTGGGGCCAGGGGGATAGGCAGGGAGATAGCCCTGACCTTCGCGAAAGAGGGCGCTCATATAGCATTGTGTGATGTTAACGCTGAAATCCTCGCTGTGACACAGAAAGAGATAGAAACAATAGGCAGGAAAGCCATAACGGGCGTCGTGGACGTTACAAAGTCCGATCAGGTCGAATCCTTCATCCAAAAAACCCTTGACAAATTCAGTAAAATCGATATACTTGTAAACAATGCGGGCATTACCAAGGACGGTCTCATAGTCCGGATGTCCGAGTCCGACTGGGATGCGGTAATAGCGGTAAATCTTAAGGGTGCATTCAACTGCATCAAAGCCGTATCCAAGACCATGATGAAACAGCGTGATGGCAGGATCGTCAACATGGCCTCTATTATAGGTATAATGGGCAACGCAGGCCAGGCGAACTATGCCGCTTCTAAGGGCGGACTTATAGCATTGACCAAAACGGTCGCCAAGGAGCTCGCATCCAGGAATGTCAGGGCAAATGCCATCGCCCCGGGCTTCATACAAACGAATATGACCGACAAGCTTCCCGATAACGTAAAGAGCGAGATGTTAAAGTTCGTCCCGCTTGGCAAGTTTGGAACGGTTCAGGATGTGGCAAATCTCGCCTTATTCTTAGCAAGTGATAATTCGTCCTATATAACGGGACAGGTTGTACAGGTTGATGGTGGAATGGTAATGTAAGTAGCGTAAAAAACAAGGGAGGGAAAATGGAAGTTTCTCAGGATAAGATAAAGCAAATTATAGCGGACCAGCTTGGCGTTAAGAAGGAAGAAGTTACTGATAACGCGAAGTTTGTGGACGATTTAGGAGCGGATTCGCTCGATACGGTTGAACTTGTAATGGCTCTCGAAGAAGAGTTTGGCATAGAGATACCGGACGAGGAAGCTGAAAAGCTGATAACTGTAGGTGACGCTCTCAGGTATATCGAAGAGAAGGCCTCGAAATAGGCTTCGATAATGCAAAATAGAAGACGAGTTGTCGTAACAGGCCTCGGCGCGATATCTCCTATAGGTAATACTATACCGGAATTTTGGAAATCTCTCCTCGAAGGTAAAAGCGGCGTAAAGCGGCTTACCTGTTTTGACCCCACCCATTTTACTACCAGGATCGCGGCGGAAGTTAAGGACTTCGATCCATCTCCGTATCTTTCAGCGAAGGAAATACGGAGGATGGATCGCTTTGTCCAATTCGCCGTCTGTTCCGCCAAGATGGCGATGGCCGATTCAGGCATTCCCTTAGATAAGGAAGATAAGAACAGGATAGGCGTGCTTATCGGCTCCGGTATAGGCGGACTGCATACGGTCGAGGCGGAGCACAGGCAGTTTATCGCGCTCGGCCCGGAAAAAGGGCCCGCCAGGATATCGCCGTTCCTCATACCTATGCTTATAGTTAATATGGCCTCAGGCCAGGTGTCTATAACCATGGGCCTTAGAGGTCCGAATTCCGCAGTAGCTACCGCGTGTGCTTCCTCAAATCACGCCATAGGCGATGCATTACATATAATACAGAAGGGTGAAGCGGACGTAATGGTCTGCGGTGGCTCTGAAGCGGCAATTACGCATATGGGCTTCGGCGGTTTCTGCGCGCTCAAGGCCCTGTCAAGCGCCTATAACGACCAGCCGGAAAAGGCATCGAGGCCGTTTGATAAGAATAGAGACGGTTTTGTAATGGGCGAGGGCGCGGGAGTTGTCATACTGGAAGAGTTAGAGCATGCCATTAAACGCAATGCAAAAATATATTGTGAGCTTGCAGGTTATGGGATGAGCGGCGACGCATACCATATGACCGCCCCGGATCCGCAGGGCGACGGCGGCGTCCGATGCATGATAGCGGCCTTGAAGGACGCGGGAATGAAACCCGAAGAAGTAAATTACATAAACGCGCACGGTACATCCACAATATATAACGATAAAATCGAAACACTTGCTATGAAGAAGGTATTTGGCGCCCACGCTAAAAAAGTAGCCATAAGCTCTACGAAATCGGTGATGGGCCATCTTCTTGGCGCGGCAGGCGGGGTTGAGTTGATCGCATGTGCGCTTGCGATAAAAGAAGGCATTATACCTCCTACGATAAATTACGAGACACCAGACCCCGATTGCGACCTCGATTATGTTCCGAATAAGCCGCGTGAGGCCAAGATAAATGTCGCGATGTCGAACGCGCTCGGTTTCGGCGGGCATAATGCCGCTTTAATAGCGAAGAAATTT includes the following:
- the fabG gene encoding 3-oxoacyl-[acyl-carrier-protein] reductase, whose product is MLLKDKVAMITGGARGIGREIALTFAKEGAHIALCDVNAEILAVTQKEIETIGRKAITGVVDVTKSDQVESFIQKTLDKFSKIDILVNNAGITKDGLIVRMSESDWDAVIAVNLKGAFNCIKAVSKTMMKQRDGRIVNMASIIGIMGNAGQANYAASKGGLIALTKTVAKELASRNVRANAIAPGFIQTNMTDKLPDNVKSEMLKFVPLGKFGTVQDVANLALFLASDNSSYITGQVVQVDGGMVM
- the acpP gene encoding acyl carrier protein, with protein sequence MEVSQDKIKQIIADQLGVKKEEVTDNAKFVDDLGADSLDTVELVMALEEEFGIEIPDEEAEKLITVGDALRYIEEKASK
- the fabF gene encoding beta-ketoacyl-ACP synthase II produces the protein MQNRRRVVVTGLGAISPIGNTIPEFWKSLLEGKSGVKRLTCFDPTHFTTRIAAEVKDFDPSPYLSAKEIRRMDRFVQFAVCSAKMAMADSGIPLDKEDKNRIGVLIGSGIGGLHTVEAEHRQFIALGPEKGPARISPFLIPMLIVNMASGQVSITMGLRGPNSAVATACASSNHAIGDALHIIQKGEADVMVCGGSEAAITHMGFGGFCALKALSSAYNDQPEKASRPFDKNRDGFVMGEGAGVVILEELEHAIKRNAKIYCELAGYGMSGDAYHMTAPDPQGDGGVRCMIAALKDAGMKPEEVNYINAHGTSTIYNDKIETLAMKKVFGAHAKKVAISSTKSVMGHLLGAAGGVELIACALAIKEGIIPPTINYETPDPDCDLDYVPNKPREAKINVAMSNALGFGGHNAALIAKKFT